From Funiculus sociatus GB2-C1:
AACATAAGCCGCTAATAGCAGCGTACCCTCTAGCCAATTCGAGCGACCATCGGAACTAATCGAATTGGCAATCAATACAGACACAGCCACAGCTACCAACTCAAAGGGATTAAAATCCAAATCCATCGGTTTATCCAGTATCCAACCTGCCAAAACCAAGACCGGAGCCACAAACAAGGCAATTTGCAAACTTGATCCCAGCGCCACAGATACGGAAAGATCCATTTTGTTTTTCATCGCCACAGTGACTGCTGTCGCGTGTTCAGCAGCATTGCCAATAATAGGAACCAAGATCACCCCTGTAAACAGCGCCGTTAATCCTAGTTGAGAAGTAGCTTCTTCCAGAGTGGTTACAAGTAATTCTGACTCTACAGCCACTAGCAGCGTCGCGCCTAATAGCACTCCAACCCACAACGGCAGGTTAACTTTGTGTTCCGGGGATTCTTCGGCTAGATTTGCCTCGGCTAACTCAACTAAATCCTGCTCAGCCAAAGCCACATCGTAGAGATAGGCGTGGGTTTTCATGGAAAATAGCAGCGTCAACCCGTACACGGCAATTAACACTACAGCGACGGCGATCGAAAGTCGCTGGATGGTCGCTTCATCGATCCCAGTAGAGGTATAGTCCACCGCTGTTGGCAGCAGCAGCGCAATTACTGCCAAATTCATCGAGGAAGCATTCACCCGCGCCACAATCGGCTGAAATTCCTGCTCTTTGTAGCGTAAGCCCCCTAAGAGCATGGAAAAGCCCATAACTAGCAACAAGTTCCCGATGATGGAGCCTGTGATACTGGCTTTGACAACATCCACCAGCCCCGCATTCAGAGCAACTAGGGCGATAATCAGTTCGGTAGCATTGCCAAAAGTGGCGTTTAACAAACCTCCTAATGAGGGGCCAAGCACTACAGCAATTTCTTCTGTGGCTGTCCCCATCCAAGCGGCGAGGGGAATGATGCCTAAGCAGGCTGTGATGAAGATTAGCGCCGATCCCCACTCCAGAAAGTGACCTGCAATGGAGACGGGAATAAACAGCAATAGGATGGATAAGATTGTGTTGAGAGACAGCATCTAAGGATTTTGGATTTTGGATTTTGGAGTGATTTTAGGGAAGATTCATTCTTTCCCCAACATTGCGTGATTTTGGAGCGATTTTAGGGAAGCCGGAGAAACTTCGCCGCCGATGATTGGCAAGGTGCCATATTATAGGCTTTGCTTAGTTCGGTAAAATCGACTTTTTATCAAAGTCTCGTGTCTAGGATACTCGGTTGTTAAGCGTTCTGG
This genomic window contains:
- the cax gene encoding calcium/proton exchanger, encoding MLSLNTILSILLLFIPVSIAGHFLEWGSALIFITACLGIIPLAAWMGTATEEIAVVLGPSLGGLLNATFGNATELIIALVALNAGLVDVVKASITGSIIGNLLLVMGFSMLLGGLRYKEQEFQPIVARVNASSMNLAVIALLLPTAVDYTSTGIDEATIQRLSIAVAVVLIAVYGLTLLFSMKTHAYLYDVALAEQDLVELAEANLAEESPEHKVNLPLWVGVLLGATLLVAVESELLVTTLEEATSQLGLTALFTGVILVPIIGNAAEHATAVTVAMKNKMDLSVSVALGSSLQIALFVAPVLVLAGWILDKPMDLDFNPFELVAVAVSVLIANSISSDGRSNWLEGTLLLAAYVVLGFAFYFHPVIEGIG